aaacccttatttttcattcttaaatttCATGGTGCTAAAAATTCCCAGagaatatatttggaaatttgCAGGAGCAGCATTTTATCTGTTGTTTCTTGGGAGATCTTGTTTGGTGACTAAGAACTGAGTCATAAGATTGCCTgtctgagaaagacaaatgtcatgatatcacttatatgtggaaactgaagtatgatacaaataaacttatttacaaaacagagtcacagacacaaaaacaaatggaggtggggggagataaactaggagtttgggattaacatatacacactactatatataaaattaataaacaacaaggtcctactgtatagcacaaggaattatattaaataattaatcataatggaaaagagtatgaaaaagaatatatatatatatatgaatcactttgataTACACCAgacattaacacaacactgtagatcagctatacttccataaaaaaattaagaatttttaaaagttgtctaAGTTCCTTCTTCCAGTATCATCACTCTGGGAGACTAATAAGACTTTAGAAAACTCAGGTGCCTACAATCAAAGTTGTATTTTAGAATGAAGTTCTAGATGAACTTCTAGATGAAACTCTAGAAATTCAGggcttattacaaaatattagagaaaaaaatctttaacatgTTTGCATGAACACAAGCagcctgtttttttctttagtatcAGGTGTAACACTGTGGGACTTAAGTCTTTCTACATTCGCAGTTCAGATCGcctacacataaaaaaaaaaagcaagaaataaacctAAGAAaacaagatgtaaaaaatgaaaactgcaaCCTGGAACCATGCAGAAAATAGTTTGCTTCTGATCAGAGTTATTTTTTGTATGAGGAGGAAAAATCAACTTTTTATTCCACTCCTAGTTTAAAAACTAGCTATTAAAAAAGTTTCTCCAACTCTGTGAAGCAAAAGAAATTAGCCCCGAGTGGCTGTAACTGAGCTTCCCATCGGATTATTGTGCAAGATTGCCTTTTATTTCCCCCCACAGTGGATAATGCGTGTTCATTGTGATTTATCTGGAGTAGGTTTCTTTTACACACTCGGACTATATAAAGTCCAGGTAGGACTGGGAACACAGGCTTGAGGAGCACCTGAGAGGCAGCCTCCAGTCTGGGAGAATGAAACAGTTGGGAACGTGAGCAGCCGCGTGTGAAATTGACGCTCTCTGCGGTATGAGCCCCATGTTTGCCTCCCAGCCCAGATGAGGAGCCATTAGAAACGGGAGACAGTATCAATATCCTCTGATTGTGCTTCTTTTGTTCTCGCccttgattttaatttcttgcaCAAATCTCTGACCTAGAATGATCAAGACTCAGGCCCTGGCAGGACCGTGAACGTTTGGCCAACTTGATTCGGCCACCTGGCAAAAGCAATGGTGATGAGGGCCTTTGTCCTGTTGGCTGTCTTCGCAGAAGCCTCTGCAAGATCTTGCACTCCAAATAAAGCAGGTATGCTCTGGTACTACCCCATTTTCCTGGAAAGGAACATTTCCTGACACGTATCTTCCCAGAGCTCAAAGCTCTGTATTTATATTATTAGGAAAATGCTGTTATGTAGCCAAATAGTCTTCTctagtggctgagatggtaaagagtctgcctgcaatgtgggagccctgggttcgatccttgggtcaggaagatcccctggagaatggaatggcaacccactccagtattcttgcctggagaatcccatggatggaggagcctgatgggctacagtccatggggtggcaaagagtcggacatgactgagcaactaacatacacacagaaGCACTTAGCACCCCAATGACCATTCGATTTTTCCTGCAGAAAGTACAAACATATTGGATAaacttacactttttaaaattgtggaaGTGTtacttgcttagtcgtgtccaactctttgagaccccatagactgtaggctcctctttccatggaattctccaggcaataaaactctagtgagtagccattccctcacATTGAGGGGGCTAGATAGATGAATAAATAGAGATAAAATCTTCacctttttcctctattttccacTTGATTATTGATTTTCTGTGCTATGCCATAAATTACTATTTCATAGCATGATGCATAAACTGACATTTTAACTTTAATGTGCTCATTTCGTgggattaaaaaatatgtatatacattatgtaaatatatatatatatatatatataaaatctggtttcatacatatatatgaaaccagattaaaatatacatgtatttccAATTTATTCAAtctagtttcaaaaatatgttccTTAAAATACGTTCAAGTTTAAATATGGACCAGTTTTGAATACATGTTAAGAACAGacctggaggagcctggagggctgcagtccatggggttacatgactgagtatgcatgcatgagggtggagggagatgggttggtagcaataaactggtagaacttaaaaaaaaaaaaagaatagtgcaGATTTTACACAGAGGTTGCAAAATCTTTAAGTGAGGAATTTTAGTGACTGATGTCGGGGGGAACTTTCATCAGATCTCATGAAGAATAgtagggaaaatatttttaatcaattgCTTTGCATGCTAAGCTGTAATAGGAGCTCACCATTTGTAGATTAATATGATTACCAGATCTGATTTCAAACCTTGTCTCTCATCTTTCCAGATGTCATTCTCGTGTTTTGCTATCCCAAAACAATCATCACCAAAATCCCCGAGTGCCCCTATGGATGGGAAGTGCACCAGCTGGCGCTCGGTGGGCTGTGTTACAACGGGGTCCATGAAGCAGGTTACTACCAATTTGTAATCCCAGACTTGTCACCTAAAAACAAGTCCTATTGTGGAACCCAGTCTGAGGTAAGTCCGAACTATACAGGGAAGAGCTGCTAAAAGGAGGCAAGTGGGCCCATCTGCTGTCCATCCTTAAAAGGGTTCAAAATTCACCACTTTCTGATTAAGAGTCAGTCCCAACCCCCAGATTTCCTGAGATGTGAGTGCTATTTAAATTCTTGTCTTCTGCCTAGTTaggatttaaattttattcttccaATTCATTGCCCGAGTGGCTAGACCACCTTCTACGAGTAGAACAAaccactgggttggccaaaaagttcattcagggttCTCTGTAACATCTTACAGCCAACTCGATGCATTTCCCACCTCCGTGTCACCTGGAGCTCTGAGTATGTGCTCATTGCTGCCACTCTTCCTGAGCTGGATAGGTGGGCCATCTTCTACTCAAGATTTTGAAGTGGTGACAAAGGGCATTTGGAAGGCATCTTAAAGGAGAGACCAAAGTATAACACAGCCCATAATTGGGTCTTGTAAAGTACCTAGGATAGATCATCAGAATGAAAAGGAAGCACAGATATCCTCTTGTCAAGTGTCCTTATGGGATGGAGGAGAAACTGGAGACTTCCCAGTCACAGTTCAAGGCCACAACCAGTAGCGATACAATCATGAAGAAAGGCTAGGTCTAGTATTCCTACTGCCTTGACTGTAGGAGACAGTACATCTACTAGGTTTCAGATCCTGGGGACACATTCGCTTCCTAAAGGCCCCACAGTGATTCAGTGATTTAGTGGGAAGAATAATGGGTATGAGTAACAAAAACATCTTGTTTTTCTATATCCTGGTAAAATGAGCTACAAATCGCCTGTGTGGTCTCAGGCAGACCACTTCTCAAGTGAATATTGGAGATCCCCTATAACTCTACTATTCAATGATTTTAAAGTCTaagaagtcagagaaaagaaTCTCAGAATTAGCGCTTATGATTGGAAGAAGGAAAGATCAAGAACTAGGCAGTAATGTTCTAGAGCTGGGAGCTAGGTGAAGGTGTCACATAAGATTACTTGGGCAGGGGAAAGAAATACAAAGCTGATGTTGGGAGATAAGAGATTCCTGAACCAGTTCAGTTTGGTCAGAAGCCTGATAggtatatggattttttttaagtacaccACATTCAACTTAGATTATTTTAAACAATCTTGAACAGATGTAAGAACTCTTTACAAAAATTATCAGCTCACCTACAAACAAGAATGGATGTTATATCAATGGCAAACATCTATGTCTCCCCATGGACTTTTTTCTGCGCCATCATCCAATATTTTCCCAAGAACTTTCATTCACATCGTGGGCATAAAGGGCTACCCTAACTGCCTTCTTCCTTTCTCCAGTACAAGCCCCCCATCTACCACTTCTACAGTCACATCGTTTCCAATGACAGCACCGTGATCGTCAAGAACCAGCCCGTGAACTACTCCTTTTCCTGCACCTACCACTCCACCTACCTGGTGAACCAGGCGGCCTTTGACCAGAGGTAAGCTGCTCTAAGAGAGGAGGGCTGGCTGCCTTGCATCTGTTCTGCAGTCCCTGTCAACCAGGCATGTTTCAGTCCTTATGCAAAATTCTCTCCCCTTTTCAGAGTGGCCACTGTTCATGTGAAGAACGGGAGCATGGGCACATTTGAAAGCCAATTGTCTCTCAACTTCTATACTGTAAGTGGTCTCCAGGTCCCCACTGCTGCCCTATGGCCTTTACAGGAAATGATGGGATGTTTCCACAGCATTTATTCTCCTCTAAGCTGTATATGGAAGCCCATTCTTGAACTGGAGTTGAATCACAAGCTTTGGTGTAGTGTTAAGCCTCTTTGAAGACTGGATACAACAGACATTCAGATTCATAGACtggatggaagaaaggaaagcTGTCACAGAGAAATAAGGTTAatcttcccatttcacagatgagaaaattgagatgaGAAATCTTGTGAGTTACCAAATGTCAGTAGGTGGCAAAGACAGCCACAGTCTAATTCTCAATCAAGATTAGTTCCCACTACAACACACTCCAGAGATTTAAATTTAGGATCCAACTCTTGTTCAAACATCAGTCACAATGCAGTGAGCTTCCTACCTGGGACAGGGTTAAGGGGAAAGGCTAGGGTGGCTGCAGATGCCTGGTTTTTTGGTCTCCAAAGCCTTTTGCGTAGTGGGTCTCCTCTATGTCTAATTTTGGCATGCTGCCTATGTTGACATTGAAACTAAAGGCACTCAGAATaaagcactccagagaaaccaagTATGCAATGGTCACTAGCCCAGCTGCCCTCCTTTTACAGGGGTGCTTTGTCTTTTAGACCTGCAGCTTCCAGTGAGGATGCATGCGTAAAGAGACAATAGCCCAGTTGGctggaggaaaacacaggcagaaattAGAAATAGACACCTTTTCGTAAAAGACTAGAACTGGAAGAAAGCCTTAAAGGCCATCAAGTGCAACCTATTCATTTCATAAAGGAAACAATTATCTTGGAACTGGAACTCCTGGAACTCCTGGAACTCCACTGACTTTGAACTCTTGGAACTCACTTAACCAgttccctgaaagtgaaaagtcagtcatgtccaactctttgcaaccccatggactgtagttcatggaattcttcaggccagaatactggagtgggtagcctttcccttctccaggggatcttcccaacccagggatcgaacccaggtctcctgcattgcaggtgaattctttaccaactgagccacaaggggagtcCAGTTCCCAGTTCTCTGGAAGCTATTAATCTGCTGAACTTAGAAGGTGAGATGTAAAAGGGATCCTAGAATAACCTagttcattttacagaaaaggatcTAATACCCAATGAGAAAATGATCTGCCCAAGACCCCACTTGTAGTCTAGAGCAGTTCCCAGTCTGGAACAAGGTCTTCTAACACTGGTCTCCAGGGCAAACTTACTATGCAGGGAATGAAGCGTAAGTGTCATGACCCCTAACAtttcgttgctgttgttcagttgtgcagtcatgtccgactctttgtgatcccatggactgcaacacccaggattccctgtccttcaccatctccaggagtttgctcaaactcatgtgcattgagttggtgatgccatccaaccatttcatgctctgtcatccccttctcctccaatttGACATGCAGAGGCCCTTTTTAAGGCCCTGTGTCTAATTTTGTATTCAaagttttaattcttttctttcaagagGGCTCTCTAAATAAGCTTCAAGGTCCCACAAAACCTAGATCTTCCCCAGGCTACACATCACTAGTGATAAAGTCCTGAGAAAAGGAATCCCATACAACCCCTTGACCTATATGGGCAGGGGCTTGAAGCAATATGGATCACCAGGGTGATGAAATAATGGCAAAACCACTGAAATAACTGAGGAAGGTTCTCCAGGAAGGAAAATAAGCTTCACACATGACAACAAATCCAGGGGACATGTTGATGATGGGTTATCTTTACTACTGAGTCCCTGTCCGGAAGTACAGGATTGTTGCTTTAACCAGATAAAACTGTAGATATGACCCCATGAAGATTTTACGACAGGTGGAAATGGAGAGGCACCATGATTGTCAAAAAATTCACCATCAGTTATGTGGAGCGAAGTTTCAGACATGAATATCAAAACTtagatctttttaaagaaaaaacaaaagtcagGAAGCATGTTTTCAGCATCACCAGGCCATCCACTGGGCTAGACAGACTGCTTCTTTGAACTGCTAGAAATGAGTTCTTGCTAAGGCTTTCCCTGGGGCCCACCACAACTCTTACAGGACAAAGGAACCTTGGCAACGAGGGGGCTCTGAGGTTACAACTGAGACTTTGGTACTCATTAACATTCCCACAATGGGCTCGGTTTCCTGTGCCTTACCCATGTAGTTGGtatttttcttctcctcccttcttccaCTTTCAGAGCATTCTTGTGTGCTTCTGAAGCAACAGCTGATTCCTGCATAAATTTCCATCAAATTAGCAGAGACAGAGCAGTACCCTGCCTGGGCCAGTGGAATCAGCGCACTGCTAATTGCCCAGGATTCCAAGAGCTCCAAAtgctgggctccaaaaccaccaGTTCTGCTCAGcctgctttctctcctctctctccatcctcttCTACTTGTTACTGCGAGTGGTTCTGTAGTTGGTATTCTTGGTGAAAagttttttttactttcaatcccaaataaaggaaGGTAGTCAACTGGCAGAAGTAGCCTAACACTGAGGTTAAGAAAATAGGCCTTGACATCAGACCACAGGTTGAAAGCTTGGTCCCCTATTTACTGtagtatgaccttgggcaagttagttAACTCCTCTAAGTCTCCACCTACGAATTTGTtcaatggggataataatagcactTACCTGAGAGGTTTGTTTTAagggttaaatgaaataatctttataaaacactttgcacagttcctggcacaaaTAAATGTCCAAGGAAGTAGTCATTCTCATAATTGTAAATTTtgacctcatttttaaaatatctatttggcTATGTctagtcttagttgcagcatgtagttccctgaccagggattgaacccaggctccctgcattggataaccagagtcccagccactggagcaccagagaGGTCTCCAGACCTCATTTAAACTGGAAACTGAGAGCTCCTGGCTCTAGCACTGTTACTTTTATAGGGTTGAACGTCAATGTCAGAGTGGGATTAGGTTGACTTTTATTCAATCAAAAATGGTATACGCTGTTGCTTTTAGCTAgacagaaacaaatgacaaagctGGGATGGAACAAATGTAAGAAACAGAGACCAAAATCATAGACTTCCAGAGTCAGAACAAACCTCAGAGGTGATTAATGTAGACCTTCCATCTAATGCCCCAAACCCTCTGCAAGACTGCTGAGGGATGAACTCCCTGTCTCTTCCAAGGACGATGACAAATTGGGCCTTCCCATTTTAGGTCAACATGTGAAACCTGACGTCCTGAGCTCTGGCCCACTGGTCCCAATTCTCTCCTCTGAAATGATACTGCTAAAGGTCCTTCAACTAGCTTGAGCCCATCTTTCCCAAACTAAATATCATCCCACACTTGGTGGTCCATTCATCATCTTATTCACTCTTCTCTGAGTATGATCCCCTGGATTAATGCTCCTACTAAAAGGTGGAGCCCAGAATTTGCCAAAACAAATTGCCTGGGTCTTAAAGGGTGATGTTCTCTGGACATAGGTCCCTAATTTTCATGTTATTAAGAAAGTAGGGGGGACACACTGAGGATTGCCTTCTGTCAGGTGAGAAGTAGAGAAACTGACCATCAAAGGTGTTTCTTCTCAGAAATTGAACTAAGGGTGAAGATTGTGTTTGACACTTTGTAACAATCAGGAGGGTTCCTCTGCAAGTGGAGGCATCCCAATATTCCAATTCCTGGTTCCTAGGAGAGGGGGGCCAGGAGAAATACCTCTAGCTACATTGGTGATGGTATTATCATCCTTGGGTAGATCCTACATTTGGAAACAGTCCcttgaaataaaataaacctcAGAAAATAATAAGGAACATTAGAAGCCACTATCCTCTGCCACTTCAACTTGCACATTAAGCTGATCACTTATATTCAAGAATGTTATTATTTAATCATTACAACCATTTAAATGGTGCAGGGGgctgagagaagggaagaaaaaatattgaCTTCTGGGTGACCAAGTCAGGAGGCCCTGGCTAGACCCGCGATTGATAAGATAATGTAAGAGACCCTAGAAGATGATCCTGAACCCTCTTGTCAATTCCCTAAATTTGACGCTTAGGGAGTTAAGGTCTATATCATCTAGATGTCCTTGCTGTCATTGTTTACCCATTGCAGTTCTGTAAATCTCTAAGTTCATGAAACTCAATTTTTTCATTAGTATCCTGGTCTAAGCTTTATGCTCCTATTGCATACAGCCACCATCATAGAAACAGTTCTGCAAGGCAGACGAAGGCAAAAGGTATTCCCGTTTTGAAGATGGGAATACTAAGGATCAAAAGGCTGCCTTGCCTGTAGTGTGTCCCAAGTTAGTGATGGGAACTAGGATTAATCCAGGATCCTTGTCTTGATTCCCCTGTACTTGAATCATGGCAATGAGTCCCAATTGTCCCTGAATTGAAGCCATAGTCTCCTGGATCCACCCCTACAGGCTAacttcctctcctgccctcctcactccctgcctctccccaccgCCCCTTTACTCACTCACGTTCCAGCAGACTGGCCACCCTGCTGTCCTGCTTGCCTCTCTCTCCCCCTACAGCCTTTTCCTGCATGGCCTGATGCCTGCATGGCATCTCCTCCCTCCAGTTTTGattcaaatgtcacttcctcaagGAAGCCTCCCAACCACTGCATTTCAAATTAAAACCTGTCCCCTCCTTGCACTCCCAATCCACCTTACCCTgctctacattttttaaatagtttttctaTATAGAATACTAGAGTCTATCCTAGCCATATAATTCATTTAACCTACTGTCGGCTGTCCAACTCCCTTGCTAGAATGTCAGGTGGCTGGAGACAGCGATCTCTACTTGTTCACTGATAAATCTCAACAGACAGGACAGCCTGACGTAGAGACTCTCTCAACAGAGAGAGCAGTTCCTGATACATAGTAGGTGATCAGAAAGTTGTTTCTGTTGTTGATGTTAACTGAACTTGGAATCAGAGTAAAAACTTTGCAATCCAAGCTGGAATCTGCTCAAGGAAATAGTAGAGGAACAAGGGCAGTGCAGGGTTGTATGCATTTGGTCCCATGTCTTTTGGTGATTCAGTAAACCACAAACCTTCAGCACTGCTGGATTCCACTCTTTTTCCATCAAGCAAGTCTCACTCCTCATCAGCATAGATGCAACATACAGTACATGTCTCACTGTAACCAGCAAACCCAGTTATATAATGTCCTCATCCCTGCTAAGATGGCACTAGGATCCTAGGAGGTATCACTTCTCTGGCCCAAGAGGGTCTCACTGTGGTCTCACAGCCTGTGTCTTTGGGTTgatccccaccccccatcccgtCCTGATGTATCTGCTCCTGTCAGACCAAACTACTCAGCCTGACAGATCATAATGCCCAGTGTcaatttccttccaaagaatgcCAAGTTCTCCACTAAGAAAGAAGCGCCTTTTATCCTGGAGACATCCGAAATCGGTTCAGATCTGTTTGCAGGAGTAGAAGCCAAAGGGTTAAGCATTAGGTAAGTATGTGTTCTTATTGTCTGTATTTGCAAATacaaagatgagaaaaaagaacCAGACCAGAGGCTTTTTAATCACCCAGCGTTTCTAGGCATATAATTCTCAGGCTTAAAGTGAGatgcattttgtttcatttccagGTTTAAAGTGGTTTTGAACAGCTGTTGGGCCACACCCTCGGCTGATTTCATGTATCCTTTGCAGTGGCAGCTGATCAACAAGGGGTAGGTATGGTTCTCTGGACCACAAGGCTGAGAGGTGAGACCGGGTGATCCGGGGTAACTCTGGCTTGGGATGGCTGGGAGGAAGAGATGAAGCCTGTTGGGGCCACTTAGTGACTTCCTCTGTATTTCCAGACTGAGTAATTATACTAGGAAAAGCCTACATAGTACTTTCTAGGTAACAGATACTACCCCGAGAGCTTTATCTTGTATTAACTCACTTCCCTGACAACTCACTTCCCTGACAAGGTGAGTATGATTACTATCATTTCctctttccagatgaggaaactgaggcataggagGAGTTAAGTAATGTCACATAATTCGTGTATGTGCGTTTTTATGGGGAAATGGGCACGCTGGATTCAAATCCAGTCCATCTGACATCAGAACCCAGATGAGGACTAAATTAGATGTCCATGTAAAAAGTTTAGCACATAGTACCTGGTTGGTATCCAATCGATTTTaatatcattgtttttatttactaATAATTCCATGGGTAATTCTTAAAATTTAGAGGACTAAAGTATTGGAATTATAGCATAGAAAAGTGATTCTAGAAATCACACATAGATGGTTTAGAAACAGTACACGGGAGGTATAAAGACCAGCTTAGAGGCTGTGACAGCTCTAGAGCCCAAGGTGATAAGACCTGAATCAACGTTATAGCTAAGTGAATGAAAAGAAGGTCATCCAATGCCATCCAAGCAGGGAGAAGCAATAAAAATTTAGCAACCGATCGGATATAGTAGAGGGAAGGACAGGGCATCTGAAGAACATGTGACAAAGAATGCTTTCTACTGTTGACTGTGGATTGTGAAGATGAGGAATAGTTTGTAAGCTCCCAGGGAAGAGAGGTTCTGGGTAAGGGAGTCTGGATTCTCCTTGAGTTCATGATGACATGCTGACCCTGAGATGACAATTGTCTAGAAACACTTAGAATTGTAACTTTGGAAAACAAAAGAGAGGATGAGTTAGATTAGAGATGCAGGCATTGTCCACACAATGCGCAGTAAACTCAGAAGAGGCCATTCCCCAAACCAAAGCAGACAATTACACTGGAACCCATCAGGGCTAAGCAAAAATACAGGGGCCAGGGACAAAGATGATGAGATAACAAAGATAAAG
Above is a genomic segment from Dama dama isolate Ldn47 chromosome 15, ASM3311817v1, whole genome shotgun sequence containing:
- the TECTB gene encoding beta-tectorin; amino-acid sequence: MVMRAFVLLAVFAEASARSCTPNKADVILVFCYPKTIITKIPECPYGWEVHQLALGGLCYNGVHEAGYYQFVIPDLSPKNKSYCGTQSEYKPPIYHFYSHIVSNDSTVIVKNQPVNYSFSCTYHSTYLVNQAAFDQRVATVHVKNGSMGTFESQLSLNFYTNAKFSTKKEAPFILETSEIGSDLFAGVEAKGLSIRFKVVLNSCWATPSADFMYPLQWQLINKGCPTDETVLVHENGKDHRATFQFNAFRFQNIPKLSKVWLHCETFICDSEKLSCPVTCDKRKRLLRDQTGGVLVVELSLRSRGSSGLYSFSDVLYHLIVMLGVCAAL